GTGTGCTCCCCCAAGAACCAGGAGCTCCCTCCAGAGCAAACATCCTCCAGGTAAATTCCCTGTGTCACCTTCCAAGGGCAGAGAGGTGACACTGGAGGcccccagctcctgtcccctccctggcaCAAAGGGGCTGCTTTGTGTCCCACCCTGTGGCCTCTCCTTGCTGGGGCCTTGGCACTGGGTGACAGAGGAAAGCTGAGCACAGAATGAGGGGATTTGGGTCCTGGGGTCCATCCCAACATCCTCTGTCCCATTGGAAGAGCCTTTGGATCACACGTGGTCAGAGGCTGCAGCAAAGGGCTCATCCAGGAGAAACTCCaggaatcactgaggttgggAAAGGCCTTTAAGATGAGTGCAGCCATTCCCTGCTTCAGTCCCTTTGTCACCAGCTcgaggcaggaggagggaaaaggatcCCCATCCTTTAAATAATGGGATAAACACAGAGAGCGGAGCTCGCCAGAGCTGGAGGCAAACGTGCCAGGAAGCTTTTCATGGTTTTATCCAACCCAAACTCTGTTGGCGCGTAGGAAttgctggatggagctctgctgctctcctgggatcACCACGGAGATTTCCCAAATGTAATTCCACCACACTCCCAGTTCCCCACACATTAAAACCGGACACGTGGACCCAGCTCCCTCGTCCGTCCCTCTCGGCCTCTCCTGCCAGCTGGGAGAGGCTTGGAGGGGTTTGCAGGGACAAAGTTGGGTCTGCAGGACCAGGAGGGACCTcagagcccacccagtgccaccccctgacaggcagggacacctcccactatcccaggtggctccaagccccagtgtccagcctggccttgggcactgccagggatccaggggcagccacggcttctctgggaattccatcccagcccctccccaccctcccagccaggaactGCTTCCCAAAATCCCGTCTGACAGTGGGAAGCCGTCCCCCCGTGGTGTCACCTCGGCCTCTGTGCAGCGAGTGATGCCCAAGCCCTGCCCCGAATTCCAGATCggggacacagctggagcagagacGGGAAGCAGGACGGATAAACAGCCCCCAAATCGCCCAAATCCTCTGTCCCGGAGCAAAGCCGGGGggggcagggctgtcccagcaGGTCCAGAGCCGATCCTGAGCCaccctggggcacagggagggtccccggtgtcccccagctcccacctggcGGGCACAGGGTGGGGACCCCGCCCCTGGCACcgctgggcaggggcagggaggggcagcGGGTGCGGGCACAGGGCTCTGCACGGGGCTGGATGCgtcccctggatccctggaagtgtccaaggccggctcggacggggcttggagcaacctgggacagcgggaagtgtccctgccatggcacagggtggcactgggtgggatttaaggtcctttcccacccaaaccattccaggattccctgCTTCTACCTGGGCTGGCAATTCCAAGCGTGGCTGTTCCTTTTCCGGAGTGTGGAAATCCCTGATTTTGGCAtcacctggagctgctcctgcctggcagaggAGCTCGATGGCCACGACATGCCCAGTCTGTGGTGGCACTGCCCAGTGTCACCCCGGATCCAGCCCcgctctgtccctgtccccagcctctccagcagctctggaattCCCACCTGGGCTGTACCTGCTGGGAAACCCCCAGACCGCTCGGAATTCCCACCCTGCATGGCTGCAGGTGTCATGATTTCCTTGGCATCACCTTTTCCTTGGTCTCCTTGTGgcttttaattccattttcatcATTCCTGGTGCTGGGAATCTTCCCAAAATGGAATCCCTGTCTGACAGCTTCCCAggttattttgatttttaagctGAGCTCCCAGGTGGGAGGTGCTGATGGATCAGGCAAATTCCTGCAGGAACAATTTGGGAGGTGCTGATCTGAGGTTCTCTCTCAGGAATCTAATTCCTCCCAACctcattttccatgtttatCCAGCAAAAATGCGTCCAAAAATAGTTCCCAGAAAGAAATCCCTGAATCTGGTTTGGATGTTCCAGGCTGTCAAATCCAGAGCTTTGACTTTCCTCATTGCCTGTGTGAATATTCCGTATTCCCGACGGGAATGAGGAGTGTGTGGCTGTTCTCAGGGAGGAGAGTGGTCGATGGCAAAGCTGGAATGATGAAATTAAAAGTCCCTGCCAAAACCATGGGATCTGCTCTGCTGAACCCACTGCCAGAGGGACctgttccctgctctccctgtttGGGAATTTTGGGCAGTGATGGTCGTTGTGCTTTTCCCAGATCCAGGTATTTGAGGATGGAGCGGACACAACGTCCCCAGAAACCCCAGAATCTGCTGCCATGAAGGTCCCCAAGAGAGGTAAGGCCTGGCTGGAAAATCCTTCCCAAAGGCGTGGGAAATCCTTCCCAAAGGCGTGGGAAATCCTTCCTGGAGAGGTGGGAAATCCTTCCCAAAGGCGTGGGAAATCCTTCCTGGAGAGGTGGGAAATCCTTCCCAAAGGTGTGGGAAATCCTTCCTGGAGAGGTGGGAAATTATTCCTGAAGGGGATGGGGAATCCTTCCTGGAGGAGTGGAAATCCTTCCTGAAGAAATGGGAAATCTCTCTTGGAGGGGTGGGAATCCTTCCTGGAGAAATGGGAAATCCCTCCTGCAGAGGTGGGAAGCCCTTCCCAGATGAGATGGGAAATCCTTCCTGGAGAGGTGGGAAATCCTTCCTGGAGAGGTGGAAATCCTTAGCGGAGGGGATGGGAAATGATTCCTGAAGGGGATGGGGAATCCCTCCTGGAGGAGTGGGAATCCTTCCTGGAGAGATGGGAAATCCCTCCTGCAGAGGTGGGAAGCCCTTCCCAGGTGAGATGGGAAATCCTTCCTGGAGAGGTGAGAAATCCTTCCTGGAAGGAAGGGGTAAATCATGGAGTATTTCCCAGTGGGAATGCAGACCCACTGAACCACTCTGAGCCTGTGGAATTGCAGCATTCTTGTGGAATTGCAGCGTCCCTGTGGAATTGCAGCGTCCCCGTCTCCAGCCCCTTGCTGTACCCCATTCCCACCCGGGAGCAGGGATCCCTTCCCGCTCTCCTCTGAGCattccttccccctttcccacaTCCGTCAGCCCCGCCATCCCTGGCTGTGGGCCCAGGCAggcttccctgcctccctctgaGCTCCGCTTTGTCGGGAATGTTTTCCCCACACGCTGCGGGATCCCGGGAGCTGCCGGAAGGGGCTCTGCCAGCTTCCTGCCTTGGCTGCTCCGTCGGCTCTGTGTGCCAAGCCGGGAGCTCCGTGTGGGAAGCGTTTGTGGGATCGGGATTAATGGATCGGGGTGAGCTGGGGGGTGGTGGGTGTTGGGTGTGGGTGGGATTTCCCCTCTCCCAGAAAGTAGGAAGTAAAATTAATAGGGAAAATGGAATGAACCTTTCTTTGATCCCTGCTTTGGATCCTGCAGTCGGTATGGAACCATGGAATagtcatggaattgtttaggttggaaaagccctcggacacccccaaatcccccagCACTgaccgtgtccccaagtgccacatccacggCTGGTAAATCCCCACAGGGACggggactccagcactgccagggctggacagcccttccCAGGAGGAATTTTCCCGATATCCCAAcacctggcccagcctgaggccgttccctctcctcctgtccctgttccctgggagcagagcccgacccccccggctgccccctcctgtcagggacttgtgcagagccacaaggtccctCCCGATccctcttttctccaggctgagcccctttcccagctccctcagctgctccagccctttcccagctccttccctggaCACGATGGACGCTGGGTCGGGACAGACGGACACTGATCCCAGCTCACCCCCCATCCCGGGatccaggaggagctggggctgcagtggggtGTGGGATgatgctgccagggatgcagggctgggatgtggctgCCTGCCAAgggtttccatggaaacagcagctgctgcagcaggactgcagTGGGGGGTGCAGGGATGGCTCTGCCATGGATCTGGCACCGGGAGGGGACACCTgggggcagctgctggtgaCCCCTGGGCAAGGGTGGGAATCCAGACACACCTGCCTGGGACGtacaggacacagggaatggcttcccactggaaaagGGGAGATTTGGGTGgggtattgggaaggaattgctccctgtgTGGGTGGagaggctctggcacaggttgcccagagaagctgtggctgcccctggatccctggaagtgtccctggagcagcctgggctagtgggaggtgtccctgcccacggcacgGGGTGGAATtgatgggatttaaggtcccttcccaccacaaagcattccaggattcagtgtccccaagtgccacatccacacgggTTTAAACCCCTCTAGGGACGATGACTCCgctgctccctgagcagcctgtgccagtggctCGAGGAATCCCAGAATTCCAGGGATTCAGCCCAAGGAGAGCGGTGGAACTGCCCCAATTCCCAGGCGTGTCCAAGTGTTTGCCttcctcagccagcagctcccataAGGAATTCCCTGTTCCCCCAAACCCACACCACCCCACTTTGCCACCATTTCCTGCCGGATCCTGACTCTGCTTCACTCCCACTTCCCAAAATTCTCCTGTTCCCTGCTGGGtgccctgtggctgcagggacaccgggatggggacaggggtgTCCCTCAGGCTCATGGCTCCTTTTCTGCTCTCTCCACAGATTCCCTGGATGCTGCCAAGGCCAGCAAACTGGTGAGTGACCCCGGCACTCTGTTGCCTCTGGGAGGTTTTCATCCCACTGGGAAGAGCACGTGGACAGACTTTCATGGGATAAAATGCCCATGGAAAAGCGAATTTCTCCCGAAACCCATGGGAAACGAGGtgtgaaaaatgtcattttcagcCACTGGCCAGGAATCTGTCAGTTCCTGAGGGATTATCCAGCACAGTGCCCCATGTTTGGATCCGAGTTCAGCAGCATTCCTGAGCTGCTTCCTTCAAAtccatggaatcatggaagGGACCTCCAAGCCCCCTCAGTTCCTGCCaggggcagagacaccttccactatcccaggctgctccaagccccgtccaaccttgcctggaacacttccagggatggggcagctctAAGGACCCCCCAATCCCATGGGAAGAGTGCGTTCCTTGGGATGGGTGACACTGGCTCTCTCTGGCTTCCATGGGTGAACACCTCTGTCTTCATCCAGGAGCTCCAGTGGCTCCTGGGACGTGCTGTATCCAAATGTGAGGGATATTTCCTAAGGAATGGGAATCTGGTGCAGGTTCCTGTCCTCAGGAATGGCCATAAGAGTGTGGGGTAGTGAGGAATCATGGAATACTGagtttggaaaagccctctgagccCATCGagtccagcactgcccaggtcACCATTCCTGGGAACTGGGTGATCCTGGGGACACGGCAGAtgggtttgtgtgttttggggtAGGAACTGGATTTTCCATGGGGATAAACTGGCCCAACTGGGATGTTGGGAAGCAGTGGGAAAGGAAGTGGTGGGGACAAGGCGCTTCTGTGCGAGTGgcacctgcagggctgggtcAGGGCTCATCGAAGCCCAGCCTCCTGTGCTGCCCTTCCGGATAATTCCCAGCAGTGGGAATTCTGCTCTCCACCCCGCTTTGGGacagctgggatggggatggagcagcacctggggacTTGTCGGGCTCAGATCCCAGGGAATGTGAGCTCCAGCCAGCGGAAACAGATTCCCTGTCCTGTATTAGAGAGGTTTGGGAAGGTTtttggcttttcctgctgtgtggGGTTGGATCCATCAacccctggcactgctggagccCCGTGCTCCATGTGCTCCCTGCCTGATCCTCCTGGTTTAATTCCACCCTGGAATTCATTAAAAGACAAAGAGGATATTTAGGAAACCTCAGCGTTCTTGAAATCAGGGAATGGGGATTGttcctggaattttttttatgctgctggagaagggctCAGGACAGGAGGTGCTGCTCCATGTGCGTTCCGGGGCATTCCcggaaccatggaatggttgggAATGGGAgtgggagggaccttaaagcccatccagggGCAttttccactatcccaggttgcaccaagccctgtccaacctgaccctggacacttccaggaatagggcagccacagcttctctgggaaatccattccagggcctcctcaccctcccagccaggaattccttcccaaaatcccatctctccctgccctctggcagtgggaaaccattccctgtgtccttgcatcctcttcctcctgcatcCTGGCCGCCCCAGTCCCTTTAACCTGTCTGATTTGTTCCCCTCTGGAAGTGTCCTGACTCCCCAAATTCTCCATGCTaggagggacaggaggtggATCCGGAGCGAGGGGGGTCACTCCAgggctgttttctccttcatttaCTTCCATTTCCCTGATTATCTTtcccctcctgcctttcctgcagcccagggtggGGGTGTTCCCAGGGAATGTTTCCCTGGAGCCACGGGGTCTGTCTAACATTCCTTCTGTTCCCTCCTCACGCAGCGCGGAGCCAAGCCCAAAAAGGTGCCGTTTGTCCCTTTTCCACGCGCGGCCGCATGCCGGGGCCATCGTCATCCTCACTGTGTCCCCATCCCGCTCCATCCCAGCGCTGCATGGCTGTCCTTGCATGTGCTCCCAGCCAGGGAGGGGACGTCGCTCCGGGGCGGAACGTGGTGCTGTCACATCGACGTGGAATCGTGGGATGTTTGGGTGGGAAAAGCCTCAGAGGCCAGCGGGTTCCCAAGccgtgtccccaagtgtcacatcTGCGGGGCTGTGAAATCCCCCCCGGGAATGGGGGCtgtcccccctgccctgggcagcctcttccaatgcTTTCTgaccctttccatgaaggaattttcccattGTCCAACCggaacctcccctggcacaacctgaggccgttccctcaCAGATATTTTCATAAACCCGAAACCCTCCGGTGGCTCGGGGACAAGTGGCACCTTCTCAGggctgtcctgtcctgtcctcctCTTAGGGACACCCAAACCCACCTGGTTTGTGACAATTATTGAAGCCAAAAAGCTTTTGGACAAGGATGAGCTGAAACTCCAAGGAAtcccggaatggtttgggttgggatgGATGTTAGCACCCATCTCATTgcatgccatgggcagggagaccAAATCATCATTCCCTGCAGGAAATcgggggaattttttttcttccccttggGAATTTTGCCAAGAGAAAAGCCAAGGAGGGCACTGGAGAcatgggagaggggagggaggtggTACCTTGTGTGCCCTCAGTGTCCCTTTGGTCCAGctttgctttccagccactTCTGTGTCGATTTTTGGGTAGAAAAATGGTCCAAAGAGCTCTGGTTGTCCATGGGAAGTCCGGAGGTGAGGAGCGATGTGGAATCTGCCTAGAGAGAGCCTGTGGAGAGAGGCTGGGAGCACGTGTCCCCAAGTGTCCCCTCCTCGTGTCCCCCCAGATCCAGGTCTCTGCGTGTCCCCAAGGCTCCAGGGTCCCTGTGGATCCCTCATCCCGGTCCTGCCAGCTCCaaggggctctgctgtgggatgAAATTCCCCTTTGGAATGTTGGGttcttccttccctgtccctgttctGGCAGgtttgcagctgctctgtgtccccGCTGTCTGCTCGGAGCTGCGGGTGGGATTAGGATCACGGGGGTGTGACCGTCACTGTCCTGAGGATCACGGATCTGTCACTGCCCCGAGGATCGTGGATTTGTGACTGTCACTGTCCTGGCAATCGTGGAGGTTGTGACTGTCACTGTCCCGAGGATCAGGGATCTGTCACTCTCCTGGGGatctgtcactgtcactgcccTAGGGGTCTGGGGCTGTGACTGTCACTGTCCTGAGGATCGTGGGGATGTGACAGTCACTGTCCTGAGGATCCTGGATCTGTCACTGTCCTGGGGGTCTGGGGCTGTGACTGTCACTGTCCTGAGGATCGTGGGGGTGTGACTGTCACTGTCCTGAGGATCCTGGGTCTGTCACTGTCCTGGGGATTGTAGTGACAACTGTTTTCCTGAGGATCATGGGGCTGTGACTGTCACTGTCCTGGGGATCATGGATTTGTGACTGTCACTGTCCTGAGACTCATGGGGGTGTGACAGTCACTGTCCTGAGGATCATGGGTCTGTCACTGTCAGTGCCCTGAGGGTCCCAGTGTGTGACTGTCACTGCCCTGAGGATCATGGGTCTGTCACTGTCAGTGCCCTGAGGGTCCCAGTGTGTGACTGTCACTGTCCTGAGGATCATGGGTCTGTCACTGTCAGTGCCCTGAGGGTCCCAGTGTGTGACTGTCACTGCCCTGAGGATCATGGGTCTGTCACTGTCCTGGGGATCTGGATCTGTCACTGTCCTCACCCCCGTCCTGGCCGCACGGGCACACCTCACGCAGGGACATCCCCGTTGAGGGACAGCCCCGTGCCAGGCTCTCAACTTTTTCAGCCATTAATGACCCCGAGAGCCCCCCCTGCCCGTTGGacagctcctgccccacacaTGGCTGAGGTTGGGGGGGAGGAATTGGATAATGAGAGTAATTAGCGGGTAAATCCTCGTTCCGGAGATTACAGCAGCTTCTGTGTGTCAAATATAGACTTTAATCGtgtccagagctgctgccagatgggcctttcccctccctgctgtggttctttgctgttttccatgGATTTGGGAGTGGTGTGGCCGTTGTGGCCTTTGGgctgtgctgttcctgcaggacACTGGGGGTCCTGTCCCTCGGCTGGGACACCATGTCGGGGTGTCCTCGCTCTTGGAGCAGAAGGTCCAGGCTGTCCCCAGGAGGTGCTGGCCTCTGTCCTGGTCCAACCTGGCTGGGAAGGACCCCAAAATTCAgtgaaagagcaggaaaagggtgTTTCCCAGGTAATTTTTGGGATGACACCGGTTGTGTCATCTTCATCCCCGTGACAATGTGTCTGTGGTGGTGACAGGCCAgtcccttctcctgctgcagcgCTGGGTGGCACTGGGTCACGGATGTCACCTCCCAGGGACACGGAggtgccagggctgtggtgggagcaggggactcccagggatgcagggaaagGCTGGTCCCTGGCTCTTTGGGGGGTGTCAGGGTGAGCTGCTGGGGTCTGACACACTCCGCAATCACGGAATCGTGGaatatttaggttggaaaagccctccaagaccattgagtccaactgttccTCCGGCACTGCCAAGgccgtgtccccaggtgccacatccacaggtgGCACgagctggtgctgtgacccTGCTGTTAAATCCTGTCCCGTCACCTCAGgtcccctgcagctgcagccagtcTGACCCCTGGGATTTTCCCTCCGATGGATCAGGTTTGTCCTCCTCCAGTGACATCCCTGTTCCTTGCATCCTCCTGGCTGCATTCCATGTGCCAGGGCTGCATTCCCGTGGCGTGTCCTGAGGCTGGACCTCCCCCTCTTGCTCTGATCCCATCCTGGGGTGACCAGTCGGTGGCCGGGTCAGTGTCCAGGTTGTTATCCCGGCGTTATCCCGGTCTctgtgcaggagcagatggCCCATTCCAGCCCGGCGCAGGTCCCAGATGGTCTGTGGAACACAGAGAGGCCGCCCCAAGCCCCGTTAATCCTTTAAAGGAATGGATAATCCGATCAGCATCCAAACCCCACCTGATCCCAGCTGCCCAAACCGCGTCCCATGGCAGGGCCTGGATGAACCCAGGGCTGATTTTCCAAGCACTGCTGTTCCTCGGGCCGGGTGTCACCCCTGTGAGAGCTCTTTGTGTCCCCAAGGGGGTTTGTGGCGAGGTCTGAGGTGATTATTTTGATGTGATCCTTTGGGGCCTGAgatctgagcagcagctggtgctgcaaACGGATGACCCCATGGAAAAGAGCACCTGGCATCTCCTCTGCAATCCCCCCAAGAGCCAGGAATTGTCCCATCTGTGGTGGTGCCACAagttccttctcccttctcatGGATTTCGGATAAAAAacctcccttcccctttccctgagGAGTTTCAGGGACAGCCCAAAGCATCCGACACCATTTTGCCGTGGTTAAATTGCgttttctccctgctgctgcatttaTTGGGTGCTGTGTGTGGGAAGAGTGGATATATTCTGGATGTAGGGAGCGGAGCTGTGTGTCAGGAGAGGAGCTGGTTCATTAGAGCAGCTCTAATACCCATAATTATCTTAAAGTTAAATCCGTGTGAGCCTGCACGTGGCTCCTCCGGAGATGGACACGGCACTCGGATCATTCGGGGGCTTAGAGCCACGGATCCGGGATGATTTCATCTGGAAATGCTTCTTGAGGGGTTCCTTTTCCCTGTGGTTTGGATGNNNNNNNNNNatccatccctccatccatccatccatccatcccactCCACACTCCAAGGTCGGAGGGGACATGGAGGTGAATTCCAGACGGGAACGGGAGGATCCGGGCTGGGAATGGGACTGGCAGGTGACGGTGTTGGGTCCCGGCTGCTCCGGGCTGGTGGCCCTGGGGACACCGGGTGGCTCCGGCGCATCCCGGGGGCTCTCGCGTATCCACGGGAGCCGCCGCGGCTCTGAGGGTCGGGGCTGAGCTCTGGGATGTGTCCGTGACCTTTCCGTCAGGGAATGTCACCGGTGTCCACCCACGGAGACCCCGGCCAGAGGCAGGGACACGGAATGGGagtggggatgggaatgggaatgggaatgggatagggatgggaatgggattgggaatgggaatgggaatgggattgggaatgggaatgggaatagggaatgggatgggaatgggaatgggaatagggacagggacagggaatgggagtgggggatggggacagggagtggggatggggacaggaatGGGGATGGGAGTGGGGAtgtgggaatggggatgggaatgtgggaatgggaatgtgggaatgggaatggggatggggacagggaatTGGGAtgggagtgggaatgggaatggggataGCGATagggacagggaatgggagtgggaatgggaatggaagtgggaatgggaacagggacagggaatgggaatagggatggagatggggatggggcagggatAGGGACGTGCATGGGGACAggggtggggatgggaatggggataGGGATATGGATGGGGAGGGACACGGATGGGGACGGGAACAGGGCCAGGGATGGGGGATAGGGATGGGAATAGGGATGAGGATGGGAACAGGGATAGGGAAAGGGATGGGAATCGGGATGAGGATGGGAACAGGGATAGGGaaagggatggggatgggaacgggaacaggaattaaaaataggaatggggctgggaaaggggctgtgGATGAGTCCAGGACGGGAATGGGGTTGAGGACAGGGACAGACCCGAGGGGGTGCCCACCACCACCAGGCTGGACCCCCCACCCCgtcccaccccaaacccccccacTCCACCCCAAAGCCATTTTGCCGACTCAGCACACCCACCCCCCACAGAGGGGGGATCCCGCTCCCGGGGAGTGGGATCGGGATCAGGGAATGGGGCGGGAATGGGGCCTTAATGGGGTCACGGGGGGGCATTAACGGggggcagagggcaggagcCGAGGGGCGCCGCTCGTTAAAGCTGATCGGTGCATCCCTAATTGCTATTAATTGATATTATTCCTGGCAatgagggggggggggggggagaaatCCCCCCGGAACCCTCTGGAAcagctcccccctccctccacctcccgtgcctcagtttcccccccccgtcccccggccccgctcccggcgctGCTTTGGGGTCGCCGCTGGGGATGGTCCCGGTCCCCTCGCAGCCCCCGTGGCCCTGGGGAGGGACCCCGGAGTGCCCTGGGGAGGGGTCGGGGGTGCTGTGACCCCGCACAAGGTGACCCCAGCACCCCCCAACCCCACGGGGGGCTCGGGGGGACGAGGACGCGCTGTCGCCCCGCCCGTGCCCCGCAGCGAGGGGCGGCGGCACCGGAGCCCCGAACCGCGGCTGAGGGGACACGGGAGCCCCAAATCCCCACCGAGGGGACACGGAACCCCCAAACCGCGGCTGAGGGGACACGGGAGCCCCAAATCCCCACCGAGGGGACACGGAACCCCCAAAACGCGGGCTGAGGGGACACGGGAGCCCCAAATCCTCACCGAGGGGACACGGAACCCCCAAACCGCGGCTGAGGGGACACGGGAGCCCCAAATCCTCACCGAGGGGACACGGAACCCCCAAACCGCGGCTGAGGGGACACGGGAGGCCCAAATCCCCACCGAGGGGACACGGAACCCCCAAACCGCGGCTGAGGGGACACGGGAGCCCCAAATCCTCACCGAGGGGACACGGGAGCCCCGAACCGCGGCTGAGGGGACACGGGAGCCCCCAAATCCCCACCGAGGGGACACGGGAGCCCCAAATCCTCACCGACGGGACACGGGAGCCCCAAATCCTCACCGAGGGACACGGGAGCCCCAAATCCTCACCGAGGGGATACGGGACCCCCGAACCGCGGCTGAGGGGACACGGGAGCCCCAAATCCTCACCGAGGGGACACGGGACCCCCAAATCCCCACAGAAGGGACACGGGACCCCCGAAACCCCATCCAGGGGACATGGGACCCCCGAACCGCGGCCGAGGGGACACGGGACCCCCGAAACCCCACTAAGAGGAAACAGACCCCCCAAATCCTGGCTGAGGGTAAACGAGACCCCCAAACCCCGGCCAAGGGGAGATGGGACCCCCTAAACCCTGTCTTGAGGGGAGACAGAACCCCTGAACCTCCACCGAGGGGAGAGagaccccaaaatcccacccgAGGAGAGATGGGACCCCTGAACCCTCACCGAGGGCAAGCGGGGTGTCCTGGACACCCCACAAGTGAtggggagagaggcaggagatggagcagaggggaagggatgg
This window of the Corvus cornix cornix isolate S_Up_H32 chromosome 4, ASM73873v5, whole genome shotgun sequence genome carries:
- the DCTN1 gene encoding dynactin subunit 1 isoform X2; the protein is MSADGGSKPLKVGSRVEVIGKGHRGTVAYVGATLFATGKWVGVILDEAKGKNDGTVQGRKYFTCEENHGIFVRQSQIQVFEDGADTTSPETPESAAMKVPKRDSLDAAKASKLRGAKPKKVPFVPFPRAAACRGHRHPHCVPIPLHPSAAWLSLHVLPAREGTSLRGGTWCCHIDVESWDVWVGKASEASGFPSRVPKCHICGAVKSPPGMGAVPPALGSLFQCFLTLSMKEFSHCPTGTSPGTT
- the DCTN1 gene encoding dynactin subunit 1 isoform X1; this translates as MAQGRRHASGRASSTPRMSADGGSKPLKVGSRVEVIGKGHRGTVAYVGATLFATGKWVGVILDEAKGKNDGTVQGRKYFTCEENHGIFVRQSQIQVFEDGADTTSPETPESAAMKVPKRDSLDAAKASKLRGAKPKKVPFVPFPRAAACRGHRHPHCVPIPLHPSAAWLSLHVLPAREGTSLRGGTWCCHIDVESWDVWVGKASEASGFPSRVPKCHICGAVKSPPGMGAVPPALGSLFQCFLTLSMKEFSHCPTGTSPGTT